In Mycolicibacterium alvei, a single window of DNA contains:
- a CDS encoding TetR/AcrR family transcriptional regulator produces the protein MPAARAAKEKDAGTRRRLMEATAQVIRDEGYAAATTRRIAAVAGVRSALVYYYFDTLDDLFVSVLRSGADAALARLREAVTADDPLRALWLINSDSRVTGLNTEFMALANHRKEIGAELKAYSERVRDIEATAMAGVLRAHGVDMDEFPPVVMSMLLTQSARSLCNEEAVGVTEGHAEFRAFVERFLRRFGSDQAAT, from the coding sequence ATGCCGGCCGCACGCGCCGCCAAAGAGAAGGACGCGGGCACCCGTCGGCGCCTGATGGAGGCAACCGCCCAGGTCATCCGGGACGAGGGGTACGCCGCGGCCACCACCCGGCGAATCGCGGCCGTCGCCGGCGTGCGTTCGGCGCTGGTCTACTACTACTTCGACACCCTCGACGACCTTTTCGTTTCGGTGCTCCGTAGCGGCGCAGACGCGGCGCTGGCCCGGCTGCGCGAAGCCGTCACCGCCGATGATCCGCTCCGGGCGCTGTGGCTGATCAACTCCGACTCCAGGGTGACCGGGCTCAACACCGAGTTCATGGCGCTGGCCAACCACCGCAAGGAGATCGGCGCCGAACTCAAGGCCTACTCCGAGCGGGTCCGCGACATCGAGGCCACGGCCATGGCCGGGGTGCTGCGCGCCCACGGTGTGGACATGGATGAGTTCCCGCCGGTCGTGATGTCGATGCTGCTCACCCAGTCCGCCCGCAGCCTGTGCAACGAAGAGGCGGTCGGCGTGACCGAGGGCCACGCCGAGTTCCGCGCCTTCGTCGAGCGGTTCCTGCGCCGGTTCGGCAGCGATCAGGCCGCTACTTGA
- a CDS encoding ferredoxin: protein MPEDLTTARVRVDADLCEGHALCIQLAPEVFDLSDDEVAGAAEAEGPWDRDTWDNVKSAVDACPRQAISLLDISTKGQ, encoded by the coding sequence ATGCCCGAAGATTTGACCACAGCCCGGGTCCGGGTGGACGCCGACCTGTGTGAGGGCCATGCACTGTGCATCCAGCTCGCCCCCGAGGTGTTCGACCTGTCCGACGACGAGGTGGCCGGCGCCGCCGAGGCGGAGGGACCGTGGGATCGAGACACCTGGGACAACGTCAAATCCGCCGTCGACGCCTGTCCGCGCCAGGCGATCAGCCTGCTCGACATCAGCACGAAAGGCCAGTGA